Genomic DNA from Candidozyma auris chromosome 1, complete sequence:
GGAGGCCGAAGCTAGAGGTGCCGACTTGGAAAATGTCGAGGAGGCCTACAgcgatgatgacgatgatgctCCATCGAGGTCTGCCAGAGATCGTGGTCTTTCAGACGACGAATACTGATATAGGGAAGGAAATGTAATGACGCAAatagagaagaaaaggctTACATCAAAACTATCATGGGTGAATGAATAGCGAGGAGCAAGTGAGCACCAACTTGCGAAATGTATTATTCATGCGAGGGACGAAACTTTTTCAAGACACTATCGAATGCCTCTTGTATGGTATGatcgtcttcttttgctcGTTGTTCAATTTCAGAGTCTGTGGGTCCCATTAAGACAGCTTTCGGTTCCGGTTTTTCACCAGCATCGCCTGCTTCCTTCTTTAAGATCTCTAAACGCCGATGGAATTCAGCCAAAAGATTCTTCGTGTCGTATCCAGATGCTTGGTTAAATACACTTTTGAGGCTCACACCTTGGATTTTCATTCTGTTAAGAAACTTGATTACCTGGTCAAGTTCAGAAAGGTCCACATTGAGAATCTTTTGGCGTAGCTCTTCACCGGAAAAGGTTTCAAGATCATCCAAAAGATGCGCatctttgttgatcttggaTAGCTTCAACACAGAGCCCTCTTCCCTGTTCAATTCATTCAAACTTGTAAGCGAATGAGAGCGCGAGTAAGGTAATGAAGAAGTAGCGTCAAGCAAGTCTCGAGTCTCTGGATCGTCTGGGTGGTTGTCCTGAAGGTTCCTTACATCATTTTCTTTCCGAGACTCATCTTCCACGAGGTTAAATCCGATCACGTTGGCCGCGTTGAATTGCTCATCAGGCACCAAAGAatcatcaacgagcttGAGACCTCTCACCAAGGATGAGTCGATAAACAAGAGTCTTATCAATGTCTCTTTGCCTTCCAAATTAAGTTCATTTTTCCACTGCATTTGAAGCAATTCTTGTATGGTAGCCTGTAGGTTCTTCctgtcttctttggctctcTCCATAAAAGCTTTAACTTCAGGCGAGTTGATGTCAAGCTTACCTTCGGCTTTAAGAGACAAAATCTGCGAAAGTCTTTCCGTAAGAGACATTTCATTGGGATCAACCTTCTGTGTGTTAATTGCTTCATCACCATTCTCTGGATACTTCAATACACGCTCCATATTGCGCATGGTGTAAAGACCAATACGCTCCTTGAATAAATCTGGGAGAAGGTGGTAGTCACACTCGAGTGTTATTAACGTCTTCGAATTCTTGAGTCCTTCCACGAGGGCAGTTCCTGCCACCACGTCAAGTGAATTGCCAAGAACAGATAAGTAGCCTAGTCTCTTGCAGAATGGAATAGTCTCTGAGAGTGCCGTCAAACATTGCGATGATAGACCATTATTTTCCAAGTGAAGGCGTACAAGATTGGGGAATAATGGTAATTTTGACGTAAAGTAACTGAAAATCGCCTCTTGATTGCTCTTTTGTTGCTCGGAGACACTGGAATTGCTGGATGGTGTGCTACTAGTATCATCTGATACCAGCTCTCCATTGGAGTAGCTCCCAAATAGTTTTGGATTATTGGACAAATCCAAGTACTTTATTTTTGGAAACTCAAGCATGAACTTTTCAAACATGtccttgaacaaggagCTGAATCTGAGATTGGTCGCATTTAAGCTGATAAAAGCCAAGTTGCTTTTTGATATAAGTGTCGAGAGCCGTGGGTTTTTTGTCATATCGACCAACGTATGCAAATAAGCTGGTGACAGAAAGTCATTGTAGCCCAAGTCAAGTCCACGACTCTTGCCGGTGAGAACCCATTTTTCTACCAAAATTCTCATCTGTTGCGGTCTTATTTGATTGTAGGCCATACCCAATCTATAAGTCTTAAGTGATATCGCCTGGGAAAcaagcttgtcaaagaCCTCGATATCGTTTATGCAACATCCAGTGAGTATAAGTTCATCGATACCGCCTCTTGCAATGAGTGTTGCTGTAAAGAGGGACCAATCCATATCAGATCGGTTCTCCTTGTTGCACACCATTCTGACTAAGTCTTCGTCCTGGCTAGGCTTCGaagatttctttttcttcttcttgagaacgTTGACGGAGAGCGGGGGACATTGGGTTATGTCCAACTTGCTAATAACCCTGTTTCTGGAAAGGAACCAGCATAATAATGACCATCCTTCTGCATCTATGGGTGTATTCCTAAGACTCAACTTCTCAAGTTGTGTCTTTGATGCCATTGCACTTAAAAGAATCTTGAACTGTTCTAGTGAAAGGCTAACGCCGTCGAGagaaatgcaaaaaattggagCGATTCGGATGAAGTCAGCGAAAGTCTGGATCTCAATCATTGAAGGACTAGGATTGCGAAGCTGAAGTAAGGGGAGTGGAGCCATTGAGCCCTTCGGTATTTGCTTAGCAATAGCGGGAATTGGCAAGATTTCCCGAAGGTGACAACACCTAGTATACATGAGGTCAAGGGCCATCTTTTTGATTGGAACTGTGTAGCCCTGGCGAGCTTTATGGTGCAACATGGGCTTATCGATTCCGAGCAGCTTTGCGTGCTGGTTTATTGCTGTATCTggctcatcatcttcgtcgCCATGCTTAGGattttcttccttttctggAGGACTTTCGTACTCATCGCCATCGGAGTCTTCCTTCTCATCTTTGCGTATGAGACCCAAAGCACCAGTGCCACCAACGACTAAACCACCTCCCAAACCTTTTTGTGATCTTTCTATAGCCTCCTTATCGGCCTCGGTGAGGGGATGTATTCTCACAACATTGCCAGGAAGAATCTCAACGTTACCTTTTCGAGGATTTCGAGAAGGAATTTGTTGCGGTGGATCTATAAGGAATGTCAGGGAATGGAAAGCGACTCGCTTTAACGGTTTCAAACCCTTGAACTGGGGAAGAGTTTCTGGCCTAGGTGTACTGGAACCGCCACTGGAGTCGTAAGAGTGTAATGATTGAGAGTCTCTTTCCAGAAGATCACCAGAATTTGGTGGGTTAGAGGGCGCACTAGAGATACTTTTGCGGCGAAGTAGTGAAGTAAATTTGGACGTCGTAGACTGTGGGGCACTTTCTGAGGATACGGATTGTTTTTTTGGTGGAAGTGGATTCAATAGGCACCCTTCGAGTCCATTCTgtgatcttgaagaattgcGACGACTTAAAGAGCTCCTTCGCAGGTCAGGCTGCTTGTAAAATCTGACATACTCATCTAGTCTGGGGTCGCTGCTGTCCtgtgagcttcttctcgatACAGAGGCAGAGTGTTCATCATTATTGCCTTGAACGGGCGAGCTAGACAAGTTCAAGGGCGATGTTTGCCTAGATAGACGCATCTGGTAATCTTTTTTGAATAAATCAACGCCTCCACCCATCATTTGAGGTTGGCTCTTTGGAGAGGAGCTAGGAGAATTACCATCCGTTCCTGATTTATGGAGCTTATGCTTTaatttggaaaagaagccagaCCCTCCATTGCTAGCACTACTGCCATTGCTACTAGCGCTAGCTAAACTAGCAGCACTGGATCGCCTCCTGCTGTAAGTGGGCATTGAAGGTTTTGCTgattgttgctgctgtggtTGTTCAGAAACAATAGGCTCTTCAGAAATCGGTGATATTGTGGGCTTCAGTTTCCCAGAAATATTTTCATTATTGTTAGAGATTGTCGTTGCCATCTGCGGCGAAGCTGGGGTCTTGATGGTGCTTTCGTCCGAAGGTTCCATGGGATCATGTGTTTCGGAGTCTGTCTGACCAATGTTGGCCGACACATTCGAATCTCTCAAGAACCAATCAATATCTTTAAGCTTAATCCCATTGATACAAGTGTTGCCCTTCTCCACGACCATGTGATGGATTTTGTCCCAGTTGATTCCTCTCTGTTCGTCCTCCTCCGACATGCTGGGCTTGATTTGCGAGgaataaaaagaagatgccGAAAATGCCAGGGGTGAATTATGCAGTTATTGTATTGGCTAATAAGTGTGCTTACCACCTTTTTTAGATATACGAATGTTCACAATATTTTGACCGGTTATGTATGATGGGGATGTACTGGTATAAAGAGAGGGTGCTGTGCTACATTATCGTCTGGCATATAACCCCGACTCACTCGAATGTCAGGTGACTTTTTTGATCACTAGGCTGGCATCGGTGCAAGTGAGGCTTTTCTAAGGTGGGGAACACTGCTTGCCCAAGTTGTTCAAATGTCCGGGAGATAAGCAAGGTTATATTGTTGCTGTACTTTGACCATTTTGGGGTCTTTTGAGGAGACAATTTACAATTATGACACGTCTCGTCGCCTCGTCGTAATAGAATTACGGAAGTGATCTTACTGCATTAAAGGCCGCATTGAGAGTTGCTCCTCGTTTACCACTGTTTTTCCATACACATGCTTGTATTGATGCCAGTAATTATGAAGGTCAATTGAACCTAACGTTTTTCTAATCTTTCGATTGCTTTCAGGATTCTGTATTCATGGTAAGCCTCGAATACACTGCCAACGTTCTTTAGAGCTCCTGAAAATACCATGGCAGAATCGTTAAGTGCTGTTATACTGCGAGAAATGTTTCCACTTGAACTCTTTTGAGCACATTACGTCCGTGAATTTATCGATCTCAagcaaagttcttgattttgtagCCATTTACATGCCTCCGCCACCCATGCCACCGAACTGCTGCATCATCTTTTGCATCATTCCTGGGTTCTGCATCATCTGCTGAGCTTGTTGCATTAAATTCGGGTTCTGTCTCATCATCTGCTGGGCCTGCTGCATCATTTGAGGATTGTTCATCATTTGAGCCATGTTGCCTAACCCACCGccaccacctcctccaAGCATGCTCATAGCTTGTTGCATGAAGCTTGGATTCAgttgagcttgttgcaTCATCCTCTGCATGTtagcagcaccaccaccgccTCCTAAGCCCGGCATTTGTCCACCTGCTCCAGCACCCATGTTTTTGGCTGCACCCGCCATCAGGGCCATCATACGCTGCTGCTGTAGAACCATTTCAACCTCTACAGCACTGCAACCAGCTCCACGTGCAACTCTTAAAATTCTCTCCGGCTCCTTTGTGAAAATTCTGCCATCGCTATCAAGCTCTTTCGTAGTCATCGAGTCCATTATGTAAACCAtattcttgatttttttggaagTTTCTTCCTCGCCAATTTGACTCATTATGCTAGACATGCCAGGAATCATGGATGCGATATTCGTCAAGGGTCCCATTttcatgaagttgttcaTCTGAGTTTGGAAGTCACGCAACGTGAATTTACCTTCCTTGAAGTTCTCAATTGTTTGCTTATGGCCCTCGTCATCTTGGAGGTTCAACAGCTGAACTTGCTCAATTAAAGACTGGATATCTCCAATGCCCAACAATTTCGAGATAAAAGTGGATGGCTTGAACACTTCGAAGTCACCAACGTGCTCACCGGTACCAATGAACACAATTGGTGTTTGTGTAGCAGCAACTGCGGAAAtagcaccaccacctttAGCATGGCCATCCATCTTTGTCAAGATGATCGAACCGAAGTTGGAAGACTCCTTAAATGCTTTAGCCTGGCCCTCAGCTGCCTGACCAATCGAAGCGTCCATAACCATAATTGTTTGGGTTGGCTGCACTGCATCTCCGATCTGCACCATTTCGTTAAAAAGAGACTGTTCTTGCTTGTGTCTACCTGACGTATCgacaatgatgatatcaaaCTTGTCCTCTTTGAACTTTTTAACACCATCATATGCAACTTTGACAGGGTCAGTTTCCAAGTAGGAACCGTAGAAAGGAATGGATGATTTTATAGCGTTTTGTTTCAATTGATCGAAGGCACCTGCTCTGAAAGTATCGGCACACACCAATCCAACCTTGAAAcctctcttcttgtaaTAGACTGCTAACTTTGTACAAGAGGTTGTCTTACCAGCACCTTGCAAACCAACAAACATGATGACATGTGAGGTGGCctgtttctttggtttcttgCTATTTTTAACCTTGGGTGTTGAACGATTGAGTTTCTGAGGCTTTGGTGGCTCCTCGTGGGAGTCAACCAACGCACACAACTCATCAAACACgattttttgaagctttttgcGCTTGTTGGCAGAAGACTCGTTCTCGTTCTTGATCTCGGAGGCACActtctttttgatgttgTCTCTTAGCTTCGCAACTAGCTTCACATTAACATCTGACTCTAGTAATGCGGTACAAATATCTTTGACCAACGCCTGGACCTCTGACTCCGAGCCCGAGTTGATTGTATTTAAGGCGTTTCTCAAACGCGAGCCCAAATCTGCTAACACCATTTTTGATTAAGTTTGGCGTCGGtgacttgaagatttgaGGTTTCAATAAAACTTTCCTGTCTCCACTGAAAAATGGTGAGTTCATCAAAGTGAGATGCACGGGTGTGTTCCATAGGGAAGTAcagtgggtgcaaaaaaatgatTTGGTTAAGGAAGCTTCAAACGTGCAATGGTAACATCAAATACACTATGAAATGGTCAAAAAGGTAAAACCTCAATTGAGGTAGCATAACTTGGAATGTCGGatttttccttcttttgtaAATGGTTTTTTTATAACTGCCTCCTCAATAATTCCAGAGAAACTAAACAATTCACAACTTCTCATCAGATTATGCGAGCGCCGTATAACAATACAGAATTGGCAACTGAATTAGTAATCCTGCTCAAGcacaaaaacttgaagagagtCTTCgaatttattttttttaaaaaaaaatccgGTCATCCATTACCGCATATTTTCACTACTACGGCGCTAGATCCTTTTGGTTGCGAGGAACCTTCTTGACGCATATTGCGCTTTTCAGGCAACAGTTATCAGCTCCTGCCAGGAACACTGTTGCCGTGAGGATAACCTTTGCATTGCGATCACTGATGAATTATTGATGTCTCCGCATAGTAGAGAAGTTTCATCTGGAAGATTTGAAATAATGCTAGTCACAAAGTCTCCACATCTTTAAGACAACAACCCCATACATTACGTACACAATCTTCCCACATTTAAATTTAGCATACTCAACACCTTCACTCATTTTGGCCATGCTGCGATCTTAAAGTGAGTCCAGTCGCTTTTTGATTGGGGTGGTTGCACAAAATGACTCCGAGACCCGCTCAGCCTCTGCAGAGGATCTATAGCTCCTGTGGCCGGCACACTTCGCCCCCACCTCAAAAAGCAATCAGGGGTTCCCTATCTAATCTCAAATTTTTAGAGCAAATATTTTCACGTTTGCGAGAATAGTCTCCATGTGTGAGTGTGGCTCATCTTTATCTTATCTTAGATATCCCCACGTTGTCGCGCTTTGGGCACAATACGAGTACACACCCGATAAGGTCAATCTAGGCCAACTGGGCATGGACCAgttattattttttttttttttttttgacgGATACATTGATTGAGGATAACAAAGCGATTGACTTGAAATTACATATCTAGAGAATGTAAGCTACAGTATCAAGTGAATGTAATAGCTATGTTATGTTCTTCCTTTATTGACCTCGCCCATTATACTGTTCTGAAACAGGTCCCTGGGCTTCCCCTGTGACGCTTGCTTTATTCCCTTTGTCGTTTGTTCCATACGTAAACATTGCGCAGCCACAAACACGCTTTGTGTACTGTTGGCTTCACCACCGTTTCCTTCTCGATGCTTGCTAATTCCTGTAAACCCTGTGAGCGCCACATAATGCACGTCGCCaattgggtgcaaaattgTGCTTACCCTGTTGGTGACTCCAAATTTCACCGAAACTCTCACTTGACGACGTGCACTCTGTGGAAGGGACGAGAAAGCATTTGATCAATCATTCGCAAGTCCCTCTCCAAATTCTTGTAGTGAGGGATGTGAAAACTCGACTCCACGAACCCTGCTGCGTGCTTAGCATCGAAATACTCATAATCGTCACGCAAATCGAGCGGAATGTGGCCTGGCGAAGGCGCTGTTGCTGTGATTTGGCCCGGTATTAGCGTGGACGATGGCAAGGTAGGCACTTGCAAAGTTTGAACCTTGCTGTAGCACACATCGGCTTCCTCCGGGGCTCCATCATCTGGTTCGCTGAGCgactccatcaacagaaGATTCACACAGTCGTATTCGAACGctgtctttttcaaaacatgATCACTGAAGATATCCAGCCGCGTGTTATTTAGCAGGGCCGACGCCAGTGTAGATGGTCTCTTGTGGAATCTTTCTTCGCTTTCCACCACGGAACAGCTAAACATCTTCtcaatgtccttgatggatttggagaagatttcATTTTCTAGCttgattcttttgcttGACTTTTGCATGGTCcgaaagaagaagaagaattagTTAACTATAATTTGTTTTCTCGGAAAATCGTGTCTTTTTATCATTTTGATAAGCTCCATGGAAAACGTCAAATAGACGCCCCGCACAACTGGGGCGAAATTCCACCGGTCAAGCTTCGGCAATGAGAGCACATTATCGGCGCAAATTCTGCGAcattggaaaaaaaaaggacCCACAAAATGAAGTAAAAGGCAAACGAGCAAAGTGTGCGCCCGAGTCGCAAGGCGAAAAAAAgtttcagaagaaaaaaaaatatcgTACTCGTCCACAAGCTACCACCCACAACCTTCTCCACCATATCCCCACACAAGCGGCCGTAAGCGGCGAGCACCTTGATCAAAATTTGGCCCTGTGACACCAACTAGTAAAAATTGTAGCAACCTCATTCATCCAAACGTGTATAGTTCAGATAAAATGCAATTAGGTCCTCTAATTCTaaaacttcttctgccaTGCATCTGCGGTTTTGCAACTTTCAAGTTTGGCAAGCAGTTGATAGCCGCCTGCGTGCTGGCACCCAACTCCACAATCCGTCTGCACCGCTCCACTGAATGGCCGGCGCGACTAACTTTTCTGGACCGTAGTCTGGGAGATAAAGCATGCAACTCCAAAACTTGCAACGCAAATCTGCCCCCACGTGACTGGTGCCATATCTATTCGGTTTCAAGTGCGATAGCAAATGACATACAGTTGGTATCAGTTTGCCTCTGAGCACCAGACACCTGAGTGTATTGGGGAGGTGAAATTTTAATGGCGCATTCTGGGGGGTCCACATGGAGTTAGCAGATAAGGGTCGGCCTGAGGGTACGCTTGTTGCCAAGTGGTGATCTATTGCTGCGTGGGAATTTTTTGACGCCTGTTATCGTCGCCCGCTGTAAGATCATGTCCTAGtagaaaaagagcaaatcATGTGGAACTACGAAGCAGCGATTGCGATTTGGCACTGGGCACTGTACTATGAATTCGAATCGCACCGGTGCCGGTGACATCAAAGAAGTTCGACTTAGAGAATTTGCGAATACTTTGGTTGACTCTGGCATAATTCTCTCGCGACCTGGTGTGGGTCTCCGCAGGTAGACTCCTGAAGTGTTGGGCACCTGTCGCGCGGGCAACGAAGTAGGAAGAAAGGAACAGAAGCGGCTGCCACAAGCTGAAACTCGTAATCTGGCCCCGGAATTTCTATTTCTCAAGGGCTCTGCCGACGCTAAATCAGCCTTTAGTTGCCAAGAttccttttttcaactACAGTGAAAGTGCTCCCTTACATTCAGTTAGGAGGTGAGGTGATTTTTTACGGTGATGCGATTACAGAGTCACGGCACGGCTCAGGCTTCCGATACCGCGAGAGCCTTTTTCTGATCCACGATCAAGAGGTGCTTAACGTCTGGATGCAGACGCCGTTTCACCACGAAATGGTCGACCGATCAcgagcaaagaagaaacacTTTTTCTATGCTGATCATTCTTCCTTGCGGAAGCTTCCATCCTTCTTCGGCTTTATGACCGAAAATCTCACCACTAGCGCTGCCCGCATACAGACGCTGTTCGCACTCAGCAAGCTACAAGTTATAGGGCAACTCGAAAGGAGTTGTTGCCAGCACGGAATATGGGAGCAAAATTTGGCAATGTACTTGACGAAGTCAAAGCAAGGGAATTGAGGAGGGTCAATGAAAAGAGGGCG
This window encodes:
- the SRP54 gene encoding RNA-binding signal recognition particle subunit SRP54; translation: MVLADLGSRLRNALNTINSGSESEVQALVKDICTALLESDVNVKLVAKLRDNIKKKCASEIKNENESSANKRKKLQKIVFDELCALVDSHEEPPKPQKLNRSTPKVKNSKKPKKQATSHVIMFVGLQGAGKTTSCTKLAVYYKKRGFKVGLVCADTFRAGAFDQLKQNAIKSSIPFYGSYLETDPVKVAYDGVKKFKEDKFDIIIVDTSGRHKQEQSLFNEMVQIGDAVQPTQTIMVMDASIGQAAEGQAKAFKESSNFGSIILTKMDGHAKGGGAISAVAATQTPIVFIGTGEHVGDFEVFKPSTFISKLLGIGDIQSLIEQVQSLNLQDDEGHKQTIENFKEGKFTLRDFQTQMNNFMKMGPLTNIASMIPGMSSIMSQIGEEETSKKIKNMVYIMDSMTTKELDSDGRIFTKEPERILRVARGAGCSAVEVEMVLQQQRMMASMAGAAKNMGAGAGGQMPGLGGGGGAANMQRMMQQAQSNPSFMQQAMSMLGGGGGGGLGNMAQMMNNPQMMQQAQQMMRQNPNLMQQAQQMMQNPGMMQKMMQQFGGMGGGGM
- the MHP1 gene encoding Mhp1p; translation: MSEEDEQRGINWDKIHHMVVEKGNTCINGIKLKDIDWFLRDSNVSANIGQTDSETHDPMEPSDESTIKTPASPQMATTISNNNENISGKSKPTISPISEEPIVSEQPQQQQSAKPSMPTYSRRRSSAASLASASSNGSSASNGGSGFFSKLKHKLHKSGTDGNSPSSSPKSQPQMMGGGVDLFKKDYQMRLSRQTSPLNLSSSPVQGNNDEHSASVSRRSSQDSSDPRLDEYVRFYKQPDSRRSSLSRRNSSRSQNGLEGCLLNPLPPKKQSVSSESAPQSTTSKFTSLLRRKSISSAPSNPPNSGDLSERDSQSLHSYDSSGGSSTPRPETLPQFKGLKPLKRVAFHSSTFLIDPPQQIPSRNPRKGNVEILPGNVVRIHPLTEADKEAIERSQKGLGGGLVVGGTGALGLIRKDEKEDSDGDEYESPPEKEENPKHGDEDDEPDTAINQHAKSLGIDKPMLHHKARQGYTVPIKKMALDLMYTRCCHLREILPIPAIAKQIPKGSMAPLPLLQLRNPSPSMIEIQTFADFIRIAPIFCISLDGVSLSLEQFKILLSAMASKTQLEKLSLRNTPIDAEGWSLLCWFLSRNRVISKLDITQCPPLSVNVLKKKKKKSSKPSQDEDLVRMVCNKENRSDMDWSLFTATLIARGGIDELILTGCCINDIEVFDKLVSQAISLKTYRLGMAYNQIRPQQMRILVEKWVLTGKSRGLDLGYNDFSSPAYLHTLVDMTKNPRLSTLISKSNLAFISLNATNLRFSSLFKDMFEKFMLEFPKIKYLDLSNNPKLFGSYSNGESVSDDTSSTPSSNSSVSEQQKSNQEAIFSYFTSKLPLFPNLVRLHLENNGLSSQCLTALSETIPFCKRLGYLSVLGNSLDVVAGTALVEGLKNSKTLITLECDYHLLPDLFKERIGLYTMRNMERVLKYPENGDEAINTQKVDPNEMSLTERLSQILSLKAEGKLDINSPEVKAFMERAKEDRKNLQATIQELLQMQWKNELNLEGKETLIRLLFIDSSLVRGLKLVDDSLVPDEQFNAANVIGFNLVEDESRKENDVRNLQDNHPDDPETRDLLDATSSLPYSRSHSLTSLNELNREEGSVLKLSKINKDAHLLDDLETFSGEELRQKILNVDLSELDQVIKFLNRMKIQGVSLKSVFNQASGYDTKNLLAEFHRRLEILKKEAGDAGEKPEPKAVLMGPTDSEIEQRAKEDDHTIQEAFDSVLKKFRPSHE